The DNA window GGGATATGCAGGGTACTTTAAAAATCAATGCGGGGTTGGGCAGGATAAGGAAGAAAATAGCGGGATACTGGCAACATAACTAAACTGGCAACATAATGTCCCACTTTCTTCTCTTGGCTATTGGTTGGAAAGTTAAGTGTCATGTGTTTTCAGTTGATATACTTTCAGTGCTATGATTATTTTTATCGTATTTTATGGACACCGCAAGGACAAAAAAGGTCACACCTTGGCAGTGTGACCTTATTATGGATGTGTGTTTTATTGTAGTGCTCGGTTTACGAGCTCGGAGAATTCTTCCATGGACTGAGTTTTATAAAACTTTCTGGTTATGGTCCGCAGGCTATCGATGGAGTCTATAGATTTGATTTTATCCTGGAGAGAATTCGGTAAAGGGCCGTGAAAGTCGCCAGCTACATCTATAAGGGTTTCTTGGGCGTTTTTAAGCATAGCATGACCAAACCATTCATTTTTCAACACATTAATTTGATTTTCATACTCTTTAATTTTATTTTCATACTCTGACTTCGTCCTCTCATCCCCTTCTCTTCTAAACATTTCAGCTATGGTTCCCATATATACCTCCCCTTTGTCTATCTCGGTTTCGGCAATCTTTTTTATGTCAATATATTCCTTTTCGTCCCTGGTTAACTCAAGGTAGCGCAAAAGCAATTGCACAAAATCGAGCAAGCGCGCCTCGGGATCAACCTTCTTTATCAATTGAAAGGCTTTTTGGACCCCTTGTATGAATTCTGGAGACCGGGAATACCGCCAGAGGGTAAAAAGAGCTTTTAAAGTTTCATCAAAATCATAGTCTTCCGGGTCATCATTTACTGCATCATACAGCAAAAAGTTAAAGTCAGGAATGAAAATTTTGAAATCATCAGAGGGCAGGTTGACCAGGTCTGACAACTTGGTGGGCTTCCAACCCTCCTCTGGATGAGCTATCAATATCGGGATAATGACCGGCAACCTAGTTTCAACAGTATTTTTCTGGTATTGCTCCCAGAACTCTAAGATATATCTCAAGAACTGCAGCGGGGTATTCTTCTTAAAAGTACTTTTGTGCTCCAGAAGAAAAAATACTTTGGCTACATATGAACCGCATTTGGTCGGCACGCTGACAACCAGGTCTGAATAGTAACTCTGCAGACTCTTGGGCAGATATGAGTCCTTCTCGTAATAAATCTTATTAAAATCAAGCTGCTTCACGATTTTTTCAGGGAGCATGGATTTTAATAAGCTGATGGCATTCTGCCGATCCGACAAAAAGTACTTGATAGTGCTGTCATGAATATTTGGTGTACTCATAAGGAATTTTTACTAATTTTGAATATGGTTGGCAAGCATCATCACAAACATCTCAACTTTATGCAAAAAGTTGATATTTTGAAAAATACAAATGTTCATTTATTCATCCGAAGCTGATTATCCCGTTACTGATTGGCAGAAATCCGGTGACATCAATAGCCATCCACTGGATCTCGTCAAGGTTTATGCCAGTACCGATACCAGGCAGGGCCAGATACCTTTTTTTCTCAAATAACAGATAAATTCTGGCAAACTGGTTTTTATAACCAACCAATCGTACGCTGAATACCAGGTCGGAGTAGTGCTTCTTGAGCTTCTTGTCTACATAAGTTGTAGGTTCCAGTCACAGGGTGAACCTTTCTTGTCTGCCTGCCCCATGAAACCGGGTTCCCTTCAGGGTGTTTCATCGGGGTGGCCAATATCTCTTAACCCTGAACCCTGAACGCTGAACGTTGAACGATCATTCATCCCAGCATTCCAAATCTTTCACCCCATGCCGCCGATTACAGCGCTCGGAGTCAAAACTTTGCAACCCACATCGGAAAAAGTTTCTTCTCGGGCATTTTTCACAAACAAAACCGGAATCACCTGTCTGCCCTTGACAAGCGGAGCCTGCCTGGCCTTGCGCTCCAGTTCGCCGTGCAGCGCACCCATATTGACCTTGTCGCTCCATTTGGCCTCACCAAGCAGAAGAGTGCTTTGATCAACGGACTCGGCCATCAGGTCCAGCTCCATGGCCTTGCCGTCCAGCCCGGTTCCCCACCAGCGGCTTGATGGGTTGAAACGCTTGCCGTCAAACTCAAGAAACGGGACCGCGCCGCGGCAAAGATGTTCCCATGTTCCTGAAAGATATTGATCGTATTGTTTGCTGATGTCGCCCCAGACCTGATCAACCAGCCCGAACTCAAGCCTGCTTTTGTTGGGAGCGAGAAATGTGAAAAAGAAATTCATAAAAGGATCGTCAATCTTGTAGAGGGTTTTCTTGGTGGAACGGACCGATTCGCCAAAAGGCAGTTCCCTGCGGACATACCCGAGGTCGATCAGAAAACCGAGCATCCGGGACAGGTGGGTGGCCGGTTTTCCCAAACGGCCCGCGATTTCAGAAACCCGGTGACATCCCGCTCCGATCAGGCACAAGACGGAATAGGCCTGGGTCGACGTACGCATCTCATCGTAAAATAGTCGCTCAGGTTCTTCATGAAGTACTCCGAATTGATCCAGGAGATTGTTTTTGACGGCATCTGCAAAACTCCCGGACTGCCTCCGGATCTCCCAATACCGGGGAACACCGCCCCACACCCCGAACTCCCGCACCGCATCCACGGCGTTGACATTTAGATACGCCTTGAGATGGGATATCCCCATGGGCTTGAGGCGCAGGACTTCATCACAGCGCCCGTAGAGCGGGGAAGCGCCGTCCAGCACCATGCCGTGCATCATCTGCTGGGAAGACCCGCAAAGTATCAAATGATACCGAAGAGTTTTTGCATCCACCAGCCTCTGGACAATGGACGGCAATTCCGGACAGTTCTTGACCAGATAGGGAAATTCGTCGATGCACAACGTTGCCAGCTCCGGCAGAGCGAGATTGAGGCTTGTGAAAAGACTTTCCCAGTCCGGATAAACAGGTTTGCCAAACCCGGGTACCAGCATGTCCGCCTGCCTGGCCAGGGCCGCGATTTGCAAAGGCTGCTCCCTCTGGTCCGCCGCGAAATAAATGGCGTTCGCCGGAAGGACATGCCGCAAAAGGGTTGTTTTTCCGCATCTCCGGCGGCCATAAACCACGATCAGGCAGACTGTTTCCCGGCCAAGAGCCCGTTGCAGCCGCAATATTTCTCTTTCCCTGTTGACGAACATATTTACTCCCATGAAACAATGTTTGAGGAAAATAATGTTCTACAAACATAATGTCAACAAAAAATCCACAAAAAAATCCAAAGGCCAGCACGGCAGGGGGGCGACAAGGACCAGCATTGTCTTTGCAATCCCAGCATTTCTTCTATCTCTACTCTTTTTTCTCCCAAACCTGAACGTTGAACCTTGAACCCTGAACAGTTAACATTTCATTTTAAAAATCTTTTACAGCTTCTAAGTAACTAGAATCGTTTTGCTAATAAAATCAGACAGTTACAATTATCATGTTTTTACGATTTTTACTTTGATTGATGCACATTTGCCAGAAAAGTTCCGTCAAAGATGGGAGCTTTGCGCCAGGCACAGGGACTGTCCCTCGCTGTGAAAATTTTTCCATTAAAACAAATTTCTACCAGGAACCAATGCAGTATCAATCATTTTTATAGTACCTCGCGGGGACTGTCCCAATTTCCAGAAAAGTGACAAAGTCTTAAAGTTACTCGCAGGTTCGGTCCCGGGCCGCCCGGGTGAGGAGCTTACAATGAAAACATGGCAACCTCAGCTGGCCTGGCCATGCCCTGGTTTAATATCTGATCAGAACCTGCAGGCCTTTTAGGTGTGTATCCCTTATTAGGAGTATTCCAGCCTGGGCCATATTTATGTCTTAAAAATACCTCTGGCCTTCTGGGAAACAGGAACTTTGTTCCGTAGTATTCTACTTCCTGCAGGGGCATCATGTCTTCAGGAGTTATTTTAAACATGGTCCAGGCAAGACAAAAAAGGTGATTGTTTTGCCACCACGCAGGCATAATATCTAAATACTTGTCTTTTTCAGGGTCACCCACTTCATCTTTAGGCATAAGCTTAAACAGGCCGGTTGCAGAAAAGGACATGTTCCATCCGTCGAGCTTCATTTTACTCGCAATGTGAATTCTCTCAAACATTATCTCTCTTTGGTTTGTCATCCTGGAAAGGTAAGCTAAATCAAAGTCATCATCGAAAGGGATTAAGGCTCTATCACGATACAATCCAAGTAGTGAGCCATGAGCAACCCAGAGGTTGTATCCAAAGTTTTTTTTAAAATATTTATTCAACCCAACGTATAAAGCAAATACTTTAGATCTCTTATGTTCATCAACTGCCAGTGGTAGGATCAGGCCACCCTTTTTAGTGAGGTACCATCCTTTATCAAAGAGATCCTGCACATTGTTAAAAACTGAAAATCCGTGGATAATTTGGAAGTTTAAGCCGTTAGAGTTGTAAAGAATTCCCTGATCACTGGTAACTCTTAAGACAGAGTTTTTCTTAATTTGATCCAAAGTATCTTTTTTTAAGAAAAAGTTGATTTTTTTTGGCTTGCAAAGAAGAAAAATGAATAGAAAAAGTCAGGGGGGTTTAAGAAAAAAACTGGACTCAATGTTCGGGACTGATTATAATGTTCTGATACCTACTTGAAAAGGGCGGGGTATGCGGGGTACGTTAAAAATCAAAACGTAAAGAAAAAATGTGGGGTGGGGCGGGGTATTGCGGGGTACTGGCAACATAACTAAACTGGCAACATAATGTCCCTTATGTTGTTCCCTTTTTGATGTCAGGTATGCGGAAACAGGTTAGAGGTTAAAAAAGTCGACGTAGCTGGCCTTTAAAAAATCAAAACCAAAAGAAAAAAATAGGCGGGGTAAAAGCTGCCTATAGTGGGGAAATGGCAACATAATGTCCCAGTTGGCTGTCTACCGTAAACCTGGCCTCCAGTTTAAACCTTTTCAAGCAGTGCAAAGTACTCTTCCCTGCTCATACCAACAGTACGCATGTTGTTCTTGATGATATCCACATCAATTTCATTATATTCAGGAATGACTACTGCCCTCTTGGCACCATGAAAAGTAAGGATATGGTGTGATCCCTTCTTTCGTTTATAATGACATCCGAAGAATTCAAATATCTTTACTTGAGTCTGCCATCCAGTTGGTGACAGCTTTGTCATTGCTGCACCTGCATATCCAATTTCTCAAATCCGATCATTTCAAATTGGGAGATGGCATTGTCATCAGTTATTATGTATCCACATTCTTCAAGGTATCCATATAAAGTTCCAAGTTCAGCCATTTCTTCAAACTGGATATCTATAACCTCCATCAAGTTCGCCCTTGCTTCATCTTTGGTTTGCCCCTGGGAAATAAAATCCAACTCCGGACAAGTGGCTATATACCAGGATTGTTTTTGCCATATCTGGATAGTGGTTTGTATTTTCATAAATTTTTCTCACTTCTGCAAAAGATGGACATGTTTGAGAGGGTACATTATGCGTTTATGAATATCTTCAGGAACATTCCTTCATGCGGGGCTTGCTGCCTTTTTGTCTTCATGACGATAGTATAACTTATGGAAAGGGTGGATGCAAGGGGAAAAAAGAATGCCCAGGCTACGAACCAGCAAGTCTTTTCATGGAATACAAACCCTCAACACCACCAACTGGAGTAAACTTCCGCTCATCTTTTGAGCCCAGCAGGTGCTTGACCTGGTCAAATACTTCCTGGACAAAGTCTTTGCCTCCGATAACCCCGGAATCAGTAAAATACCTGCATCTATACCTGAACCGGTCTACTCTGGAGATCTTATAGCCTTTCTTCCTGGCCTTCTCCACGATCTTTGGGTCAATCCCTCTCTTCAAGCTCTTCACTGTCCCCTGTCCCCTGACTCCTGATACCTTCTTTACTGTCCCCTGTCCCCTGACTCCTGATACCTTCTTTACTGTCCCCTGTCCCCTGACTCCTGATACCTGGCTTTCTGCTGCGCCAGTCTCGTAAACAAACTGCCTGTATTTGCGGACTATCTCTGATGGATCAAACTCATTCCATTCCTTCATCCCAAAGTCTATGGACAGCAGGCCGTCCTTATTCCCGGTCTGGGTATGGTAGCCCAAAGAGCACCACCTGTAATCTTCAGGCTTTTTGACAATTCCAGCGCGAATAGGGTTGAGATCCACATAAGCCAGTAGATTAACCAGGCTCAATCCATCTTGAACAATCATACTCTTGAATCTATCTCCCCAGAAAAACCCTCTCCGGCCATATTTCTTATTGAAATACCTGGTAAATCCCTGCTTGATGTCTTTCACATACGCCCCCAGGTTGGTCAGCCGCTTGCGGTAGTCAGAAACAAGCACCCCGGTCACATTAAGCTCATCTCCATAATATTTCTGCAGCCTTTCCTTGATTTCATCATCCGTCGGATCAGATTCAGGGTACATGCGGATTACCAGATGGAAATGTTATGTGAAGTCCTGAATTATGTGAAGTAGTTGTTCATAATCATTGTCTTCCCCATATAAAGGGCGGGGTATGCGGGGTACATTAAAACTCAAAACGTAAAGAAAAAACAGGCGGGGTGGGGCTGGATATTGCAGGATACTGGCAACATAACCAAACTGGCAACATAATGTCCCTTATGTTTTATTGGGTTGCGGGCACAGCCCGCGTTAGGCAAGTTTGCCTGTGGAGTAGTCCTCCACAGAAAATTATCCCCAGTCTGCCTTTGACATCTGCCTTTCTTGTCAGTGGCCAGTTACTCTGAACATTGACAGTTTATCCCAGCATTTTTAGGTTGCCCCATCAGTACAGCCATCAGTACAGCCATCAGTACAGCCATCTGGATATTCAAACGATCTCAGGATTGTTGACAGAGATTGCAGTGCCTGTTATATTTAAATATAACTTACATCAGCAAGGGGAAAAATATGCACACAACACACCTTCGAAAAGTCGGCGGCTCGGTAATGTTGGCCGTCCCCCC is part of the Desulfonatronovibrio magnus genome and encodes:
- a CDS encoding Rpn family recombination-promoting nuclease/putative transposase, whose amino-acid sequence is MSTPNIHDSTIKYFLSDRQNAISLLKSMLPEKIVKQLDFNKIYYEKDSYLPKSLQSYYSDLVVSVPTKCGSYVAKVFFLLEHKSTFKKNTPLQFLRYILEFWEQYQKNTVETRLPVIIPILIAHPEEGWKPTKLSDLVNLPSDDFKIFIPDFNFLLYDAVNDDPEDYDFDETLKALFTLWRYSRSPEFIQGVQKAFQLIKKVDPEARLLDFVQLLLRYLELTRDEKEYIDIKKIAETEIDKGEVYMGTIAEMFRREGDERTKSEYENKIKEYENQINVLKNEWFGHAMLKNAQETLIDVAGDFHGPLPNSLQDKIKSIDSIDSLRTITRKFYKTQSMEEFSELVNRALQ
- a CDS encoding Rpn family recombination-promoting nuclease/putative transposase; its protein translation is MEPTTYVDKKLKKHYSDLVFSVRLVGYKNQFARIYLLFEKKRYLALPGIGTGINLDEIQWMAIDVTGFLPISNGIISFG
- a CDS encoding ATP-binding protein, with the protein product MFVNREREILRLQRALGRETVCLIVVYGRRRCGKTTLLRHVLPANAIYFAADQREQPLQIAALARQADMLVPGFGKPVYPDWESLFTSLNLALPELATLCIDEFPYLVKNCPELPSIVQRLVDAKTLRYHLILCGSSQQMMHGMVLDGASPLYGRCDEVLRLKPMGISHLKAYLNVNAVDAVREFGVWGGVPRYWEIRRQSGSFADAVKNNLLDQFGVLHEEPERLFYDEMRTSTQAYSVLCLIGAGCHRVSEIAGRLGKPATHLSRMLGFLIDLGYVRRELPFGESVRSTKKTLYKIDDPFMNFFFTFLAPNKSRLEFGLVDQVWGDISKQYDQYLSGTWEHLCRGAVPFLEFDGKRFNPSSRWWGTGLDGKAMELDLMAESVDQSTLLLGEAKWSDKVNMGALHGELERKARQAPLVKGRQVIPVLFVKNAREETFSDVGCKVLTPSAVIGGMG
- a CDS encoding LicD family protein — protein: MDQIKKNSVLRVTSDQGILYNSNGLNFQIIHGFSVFNNVQDLFDKGWYLTKKGGLILPLAVDEHKRSKVFALYVGLNKYFKKNFGYNLWVAHGSLLGLYRDRALIPFDDDFDLAYLSRMTNQREIMFERIHIASKMKLDGWNMSFSATGLFKLMPKDEVGDPEKDKYLDIMPAWWQNNHLFCLAWTMFKITPEDMMPLQEVEYYGTKFLFPRRPEVFLRHKYGPGWNTPNKGYTPKRPAGSDQILNQGMARPAEVAMFSL
- a CDS encoding type II toxin-antitoxin system HicA family toxin, producing MTKLSPTGWQTQVKIFEFFGCHYKRKKGSHHILTFHGAKRAVVIPEYNEIDVDIIKNNMRTVGMSREEYFALLEKV
- a CDS encoding type II toxin-antitoxin system HicB family antitoxin, producing MKIQTTIQIWQKQSWYIATCPELDFISQGQTKDEARANLMEVIDIQFEEMAELGTLYGYLEECGYIITDDNAISQFEMIGFEKLDMQVQQ